One genomic region from Anthonomus grandis grandis chromosome 1, icAntGran1.3, whole genome shotgun sequence encodes:
- the LOC126738251 gene encoding uncharacterized protein LOC126738251 has translation MGNPYSRPEDRLRHISREVNSLRSSLRTSSQNLTRDKKEIILSNLAHHSSEVSSMHGKIKRKQLESTLKNISDTMEQVFKIEPSLDGGAVESDSFVNVPLGRRANSLGSLRSSGKKNLQKQVSAEAYRGSVPTLRNIEAKYQELKTQIATAIDNKDSKLLKVHQQTIKVLAGDLEMIRIEKDTPLEKRKESIDKKIVIMYQKVNRALNEFKKNELKGNQNKQQRKLEAMRELADIEMLLAENESLLDKLVKEKNSSDFATIRNNIIHTNQRLAKVDIVDNEVQEKVVLLSQKITETVKSLDKIMAKKEFEFKISKSIESFERILRNFDPKTNGKESIQSLQGIRNSMEHLEEINDSSKARKRQLLQSIDQQITTLTRSLDQASDKEIIDQIVEDNVILRKKAKSGDTEHTVIDQFINYWNNIKNNFDVNSYSNLSLLRIDSVLEEMQQSIYDIRVGIASKCDLEVPYSLSKRHSQSVPRLNTRKSLEQVDNKIIKTKAKIYNMSTPNLQHVENQQPNSRFSKIEEIKLQVNYIKEKINGSPNKSILRTKLEQYRIDLEQFVKDTNKTVATNAILVSNQIVEMLHELVLLEFKERIETLFKRVQHFNGSRYDKEYADIKNDLANIQMSLENFNIPEQFEGLQVEKGELLEDINSNLEHLDERSNNYRRYECENVKQIKEQLQQLNEKVKRFSGTYKSVLYNSIERELNRLLTDVLEQVEDKTWSDEITKETERLLKILEQRSSLAQSFKSNDTKLGEQAGMSKIKNDLFNIKREIDRTAENDVKTFIGLQSRLDLVNLELSRIASKSNENLEKEKEIVANETQTLKNVVDAKVALSQQPMVQWPQRALQGEGYPRSDVLEKIEEVERAFATLKEEIHHSSMEQDIHKYYKLTQDIKTLEEKLTSYKFIRGTDLCIRQMNLLTEMQYYITALEKEALDIDYLVNMERKLDSIRHLFDSKGQQDLKTMAKELQGIQKKLEEHNFKTSNENLRTRKSSVQQKTEGLVQKLKTMQVAGKDYKMDDIEKQVGSLATKVTSFVGSRKDKRYYELNEAVMNLIVHLEKSNYDQLELQQRKAKLLKDLHALGQILDDRATQTQSIVHIEQEIDKVSTMIDRFKGNQEDLDEVRTKMEDIKKKIQALRFAPDFVSRKNACVEKLSALFNKSMLLTPKPLKSKASLEYGASDFTLDDQLEKIKRDVDQVETLLQGRESSGYEELQKHDEALVMYTKKINELGITKDSPKYAKVLKLYDKIENLTDAIDDKIQDFDKLAGISADVDQISQKMDTPLNYDQINKLDERLIHLQVSLGKMVNPELKAQIDACMLRIILCLQKIADFRASVHGTSV, from the coding sequence ATGGGCAACCCCTACTCTAGACCCGAAGACCGTCTGCGTCACATTTCCAGAGAAGTAAACTCTCTGAGGTCCTCACTACGCACCTCTAGTCAAAACCTCACCAGGGACAAAAAAGAAATCATCCTCAGTAATTTGGCGCATCATAGCAGCGAAGTCAGCTCTATGCATGGCAAAATTAAGAGAAAACAACTGGAGAGCACTCTCAAGAACATATCTGACACTATGGAGCAGGTATTCAAGATCGAACCATCTTTGGACGGTGGGGCAGTGGAAAGCGATTCATTTGTCAATGTGCCGTTGGGCCGCAGGGCCAACTCCTTGGGATCACTTAGGAGCTCTGGAaagaaaaatcttcaaaagCAAGTTTCTGCCGAAGCTTATAGAGGCAGCGTACCAACTTTAAGGAACATTGAAGCGAAGTATCAGGAACTAAAAACCCAAATTGCTACTGCGATTGATAATAAGGATTCCAAGCTGCTTAAGGTGCATCAGCAGACCATCAAAGTACTTGCAGGCGATCTGGAAATGATCCGTATAGAAAAAGATACACCTCTGGAAAAGCGTAAGGAGAGCATCGATAAAAAAATCGTCATCATGTATCAGAAAGTCAACAGAGccttaaatgaatttaaaaagaacGAATTGAAAGGGAATCAAAATAAGCAGCAAAGAAAACTGGAAGCAATGAGAGAGTTGGCTGATATTGAAATGCTTTTAGCTGAAAATGAGTCCCTCCTAGATAAGCTGGTTAAGGAGAAGAATTCTTCTGATTTTGCCACCATCAGGAACAACATCATTCACACCAATCAGCGCCTAGCAAAGGTGGATATCGTTGATAACGAGGTGCAAGAAAAAGTGGTTTTATTGTCACAAAAGATCACCGAAACCGTAAAATCTTTAGACAAAATCATGGCTAAAAAGGAGTTTGAGTTCAAAATAAGTAAATCAATTGAATcatttgaaagaattttaagaAACTTTGATCCGAAAACCAACGGTAAAGAATCAATACAAAGCCTGCAAGGTATCAGAAATTCAATGGAGCACTTGGAAGAAATAAACGATTCATCAAAAGCAAGAAAGCGTCAACTCTTACAATCAATTGACCAACAAATCACCACCCTAACGCGTTCATTAGACCAAGCATCTGATAAGGAAATCATAGACCAAATTGTGGAAGACAACgtcattttgagaaaaaaagccAAGAGCGGTGACACTGAACACACAGTAATCGACCAGTTCATCAACTACTggaataacataaaaaacaactttgaCGTAAACTCATACTCTAACCTTTCCCTTTTGAGGATTGACAGTGTCCTCGAAGAGATGCAACAATCCATTTATGATATCCGAGTCGGTATCGCCAGCAAATGCGATTTGGAGGTGCCATACAGTTTATCCAAAAGGCACTCCCAATCAGTGCCAAGACTGAACACCCGAAAAAGTCTGGAGCAGGTGGACAATAAAATCATCAAAACTAAAGCTAAGATTTACAACATGTCAACACCAAACTTGCAACACGTGGAAAATCAACAACCAAACAGTAGATTTTCTAAGATAGAAGAAATCAAGCTGCAAGTCAATTACATAAAGGAAAAAATCAACGGGAGCCCCAACAAATCAATCCTAAGAACCAAATTAGAACAGTATCGAATCGACCTTGAGCAGTTCGTTAAGGACACCAATAAAACCGTAGCAACTAACGCAATCTTAGTTTCAAACCAAATCGTCGAGATGCTACACGAACTGGTCCTGCTTGAGTTCAAAGAACGAATCGAAACACTTTTCAAAAGAGTTCAGCACTTTAACGGTAGCAGATATGATAAAGAATACGCGGATATCAAAAATGACTTGGCCAACATCCAAATGAGtttggaaaattttaacattCCTGAACAGTTTGAAGGTTTACAAGTAGAAAAGGGTGAGTTACTCGAAGACATCAATAGTAACCTGGAGCACCTTGATGAGCGCAGCAATAATTACCGCAGATATGAGTGTGAAAACGTTAAGCAAATCAAAGAACAGTTGCAGCAACTTAATGAAAAAGTCAAACGGTTTTCTGGTACCTATAAAAGTGTTTTATATAATAGCATTGAACGCGAGCTAAACAGACTGTTGACAGACGTGCTGGAACAAGTTGAGGATAAAACATGGTCAGATGAAATTACCAAAGAGACTGAAAGACTACTGAAAATTCTGGAGCAACGTTCCTCTTTAGCTCAAAGTTTTAAATCAAATGACACCAAATTAGGTGAGCAAGCAGGCatgtccaaaataaaaaatgatctCTTTAATATCAAGAGAGAAATCGATCGAACAGCTGAAAACGATGTCAAGACTTTTATAGGTCTTCAAAGCCGCTTGGACCTTGTCAATCTGGAACTAAGCCGAATTGCTTCCAAATCAAATGAAAATCTCGAGAAAGAAAAGGAAATTGTAGCTAATGAAACACAAACCCTAAAGAATGTGGTTGATGCTAAAGTGGCTCTTAGTCAACAGCCAATGGTTCAATGGCCACAAAGAGCCTTGCAAGGCGAGGGTTATCCGAGGAGCGATGTACTGGAAAAGATTGAAGAAGTTGAGAGAGCGTTTGCTACCCTAAAGGAAGAAATTCATCACTCCAGTATGGAGCAAGATATTCATAAATACTACAAGCTAACCCAAGATATTAAAACCCTCGAGGAAAAGCTTACTTCTTATAAGTTCATTCGAGGAACTGACTTGTGTATACGCCAAATGAATCTTCTCACTGAGATGCAATATTACATAACTGCCCTGGAAAAGGAGGCTCTGGATATCGATTATTTGGTCAACATGGAAAGGAAGCTAGATTCTATCAGGCATTTATTCGATAGCAAGGGTCAGCAAGACTTAAAAACAATGGCAAAGGAGTTGCAGGGTATCCAGAAGAAGCTAGAGGAACATAATTTTAAGACTTCAAATGAGAACTTAAGAACTAGGAAAAGCAGTGTGCAACAAAAGACCGAAGGGCTAGTGCAGAAATTGAAAACAATGCAAGTCGCTGGTAAAGATTATAAAATGGATGATATTGAGAAGCAAGTAGGGAGTTTGGCAACGAAAGTGACATCATTCGTAGGCTCACGTAAAGATAAACGGTATTATGAGTTGAATGAGGCTGTTATGAATTTAATTGTGCATTTGGAGAAGTCAAATTACGATCAACTAGAGCTGCAACAGAGGAAAGCAAAGTTGTTAAAGGACCTTCATGCCTTGGGACAAATATTGGATGACCGTGCCACTCAAACACAGTCAATCGTTCATATAGAGCAGGAGATCGATAAGGTGTCTACAATGATTGATCGTTTTAAAGGCAATCAAGAAGATCTTGATGAAGTTAGAACAAAAATGGAAGATATCAAGAAGAAAATTCAAGCATTAAGATTTGCACCTGATTTCGTCTCTAGGAAAAATGCTTGCGTAGAAAAGCTTAGcgctttatttaataaatcaatgcTTTTGACTCCTAAACCTTTAAAATCTAAGGCTTCTCTTGAATATGGAGCTTCTGACTTTACTTTAGATGATCAACTTGAAAAGATTAAAAGAGATGTGGACCAAGTAGAAACTCTATTGCAAGGACGCGAATCCAGCGGTTATGAAGAATTACAAAAACATGATGAAGCGTTAGTTatgtacacaaaaaaaattaatgagttaGGAATTACGAAGGACTCGCCTAAATATGCAAAAGTGCTGAAGCTCTAtgataaaattgaaaatcttaCTGATGCAATTGATGACAAAATCCAAGATTTCGATAAGCTGGCTGGTATCAGTGCCGACGTTGAtcaaatatcacaaaaaatggACACTCCACTAAACTACGATCAGATCAACAAGCTAGATGAGAGGTTGATCCACTTGCAAGTCTCTTTGGGAAAAATGGTTAACCCAGAACTTAAGGCGCAAATAGATGCATGTATGTTGAGGATAATCCTGTGTTTGCAAAAAATCGCCGATTTTAGGGCGTCTGTTCATGGTACttccgtttaa
- the LOC126738344 gene encoding uncharacterized protein LOC126738344: protein MGVNPSKPDNRDSHSSTNSAYLSYVAIFSKLEQKESIFPAIQEEIEYASAIHDRKQLKSLACELAAHILDLNQLKHVKLDKDDQTRRLVATEKYEMALGKLKSILSIPEVTDTISDDKETDSSVAPKNLEDEELCCLTAQYDKLWNQIVNTQVSLDDYCQIDRDLFCLQVRLRDFQITPESSLFDINNEVSKLRTVVNKRIDNLELFDHFSQQIKTLELRVAIEDGNKQELSHLDEATRSLENDIEDTNWEDGLIERKTELLCSLNKVKQNIKASDIKKDIKVDKYCEADTFEEIYGNIDIIRKCTPDISINHEADNLPPPLPRRKMKTAPAGSNERGTIYINNDILQVSDHIPSILKVKSRPPQPLPRRSEEKVINNLPKYWMRLDELVQQEFATEEDKLEILQIRKHAEEARMMFERRLAELADKFQESIDI, encoded by the coding sequence ATGGGTGTTAACCCGTCCAAACCAGACAACAGAGACTCACACTCCTCCACCAACTCTGCATATTTATCTTACGTGGCGATATTCAGTAAACTGGAACAGAAAGAGAGCATTTTCCCGGCAATCCAAGAAGAAATCGAGTATGCCAGCGCGATACATGACAGGAAACAACTTAAGTCGCTCGCTTGTGAACTGGCCGCGCATATCCTGGACTTAAACCAATTAAAACACGTTAAACTAGATAAAGATGACCAGACAAGGCGGCTGGTTGCAACTGAGAAGTATGAAATGGCCTTGGGAAAGCTAAAATCCATATTGTCTATACCTGAAGTAACTGACACAATAAGTGATGATAAGGAGACTGATTCATCAGTTGCACCTAAAAACCTTGAAGATGAAGAGTTATGTTGTCTCACGGCGCAGTATGATAAGCTATGGAATCAAATAGTAAACACCCAAGTGAGCTTGGATGATTACTGCCAAATAGACAGAGACTTGTTTTGCTTACAAGTGCGCTTAAGAGACTTTCAAATCACACCAGAGAGTTCGTTATTTGATATTAACAACGAAGTTAGCAAACTGAGAACAGTAGTGAATAAGCGAATTGATAATTTAGAATTATTCGATCATTTTTCTCAACAAATTAAGACACTAGAGCTCCGCGTTGCCATAGAAGATGGAAACAAACAAGAGCTGAGTCATTTGGATGAAGCAACTCGGAGCTTAGAAAATGACATAGAAGATACCAATTGGGAAGATGGTCTGATTGAGAGAAAAACTGAACTGTTATGTTCTTTAAATAAGGTTAAACAAAACATCAAGGCTTCAGATATAAAGAAAGATATAAAAGTTGATAAGTACTGTGAAGCTGATACATTTGAAGAAATATATGGTAATATAgatattattagaaaatgtaCCCCCGACATATCGATAAATCATGAAGCGGATAATTTACCGCCTCCTCTTCCAAGAAGAAAAATGAAAACAGCGCCAGCTGGTTCCAACGAAAGAGGCACAATTTATATAAACAACGATATCCTCCAAGTGTCTGATCATATaccaagtattttaaaagtGAAGTCCAGACCACCACAACCATTACCAAGAAGAAGTGAGGAGAAGGTAATCAACAATTTACCGAAATACTGGATGAGACTGGATGAATTAGTGCAGCAAGAATTCGCGACTGAAGAGGATAAACTTGAGATATTGCAAATCAGGAAGCACGCCGAGGAGGCCAGAATGATGTTCGAAAGACGATTGGCTGAACTTGCCGATAAATTTCAAGAAAGTATTGATATTTGA